Part of the Armatimonadota bacterium genome, GGGCAATCAACGAATTAATCGCCTCGCGCCAAATGTCAATAGCTGAACATGAACATACCATAAAAGGTCTTGAAAAATCGCTCTCAGAATTCAAGGCGATAATAGCCGAACTTGACGCAGTCATTAAAACTCTGGAGCAGCTTCGAGAGCTAGACCGACAGATTACTGGTAGAATTGCAAACCTTAGGCAATCAATCGAACGCTGTAAAGCTTTGCGCGAAAAAGTTGACAAGTTGCGAAAAGAGCTTGAAAAGGCAAAGAAAGACAGAGCCATTTATAACGATTTGGTTACTGCGTTTGGAAAGAAAGGAGTTCAAGCGCTTATTATCGAGAATGCAATTCCTGAAATTCAGGAAGAAGCAAACCGATTGCTCGCTCGAATGACCGATAATTCAATGCAAGTAAGCCTGGAAACATTGCGTGACAAAAAGACAGGTGGTACTGCTGAAACACTTGACATCAAAATTAGTGACGATATGGGAACCCGGAGTTATGAGCTTTACAGCGGGGGTGAAGCATTTCGTGTCAACCTTGCTCTTCGAATCGCACTCTCAAAGCTTCTTGCCCGCCGTGCTGGAGCCAGGCTTCAGACATTGATAATCGACGAGGGTTTTGGCACACAAGATGGCAAAGGAAGAGAAAAGCTCGTCGACGCAATAAACTCAATCAAAGATGACTTCGAGAAGATTCTAGTAATCACTCACATCGATGAACTAAAAGATGCATTCCCTACCCGCATTGAAATAACAAAGGACTTGCAGGGAAGCAAAATAAGCATTTCCTAGCTATTTGCTGCTTTTTGCGAGTACATTATCGGAAACAGCCGCTGAAGTTTCTTTTGTGCGAAAAGACACCAGAACACGCACCATTAGAATAACAACAAGAACTGCAAGAACCACGAGAGCAATATCTGCGCCCATTAATGCATTTGCCTTTGCAGGTAGGTACTTTGTCACGAAAAGATACACAAGTGCTGTCATCGTGGTTGCCATCATAAATAAAGCCGGCAAAAAAGCGAAAAGATGGCGTCTACCCTTCAATGCCAACCATCCAACCACAGACAATAATGTAAGAGCTGAAAGAAGTTGGTTAGCTGAACCAAAAATAGGCCACAGCGCAAGAATTGTATTTGTATAAGCAAAGAAAAGCATCAACCCAACAGATAATAAAGAATTAAAAATGTAAGTTTTCATAAACCACGGGGGATTCCTAAACAAGATAGCCCAAAGTTCCTCAAAAAGATAGCGATTGAGACGCACGGCGGTGTCCAGAGTTGTAATGACAAATCCCTCGACCAAAAGCATTCCGAAGATTGTTCCAAAAGCAGCAGGAATTCCCAGCGCATCATGAAGCAAACCACCCATCCCAACGGCAAATGCGGCTGCAGGATTCGACTGCCCTGACGCCCCAGGAAAAACAAACGATAAATAGTGTTTGAAATTGAGGCCGGCACCAACTGCAATAACAACTCCAAGCGCAAGAAGAGCTTCTAAAAGCATTCCTCCATATGCAATACTTTTTGCATGAGACTCCCGCAAAATCTGTTTTGATGTGGTTCCACCAGCAACAAGTGCATGAAAACCAGAACATGCCCCACAAGCAACGGTAATAAAAAGAATAGGCCATATTAATCCTAACTTTGCGGTCCCCTCAGCAACATTCCAACCCGGAGCACTTATCGGTATACCCCGAAATAGGGCTATTATTCCAGAAATAGCTAGCGCAGCTACACCTCCATAAAGCATAAATGCGTTTGTGAAGTCTCGAGGTTGGAGCACTAGCCATACGGGAATGCCTGCAGCAAAGACTGTATACACCGCAATAATAATCATCCATATATTCTTGTCGATGCTTACAGGATATCTTAGACCCATAAGCACCGAGAATATGCAAATCCCAAGCGCAAAGAGAGCCATAAAATTCACATTTGCCTTTCGCTTGTAAAGAAGATAACCGATAAATGGAGAAAAACAAGTAATGATAATTACCGAAGTTGAGGCAATGCCACCAATTCTCGCATTCACAACCCCGTTGACTACGGTTGTTTTAAGCAAAGTTTGGCCACTTGTCATTCGAAGAATCTCAAGAGGTACTAATGATGTGAGAGCAGTCGCAGTTATTTGAAGGAATACTGATGTTACCATCAAGATCATTACAATAGTAAAAGCAATAAACAGCAGAAAACCAGCGCGCCCTAGTGTCTGCTCTGCAACTTCGGCCATGGACCTACCTTTCTCGCGAATACTTGTCAGCAATGCAGAATAATCATGCACTGCACCAACAAAGATACTCCCAAATACAATCCATAGCCATACGGGGATAAACCCAAAAATCATGGCCATTGTGGGACCCAAAATCGGGCCTGCACCTGCAATTGAAGCAAAATGATGACCAAAAAGCACAAGCGGCTTTGCAGGAACATAATCCACGTCATCGCACATTTCGCAAGCTGGGGTTAAACGCGAATCATCTACGCTAAAAATATTAGCAATATAGCGTCCATAGAACTTGTAAGCAAACAAAAATAGAGGAACTGCAGCAACAAACAGAAGGCCGGCATTCATGCTAATGCTCCCTTCTAATGGCTCTCTGCGAAGATGGCTCGCAGCTGGGCTTCTTGGTCAGCATTAACTAGGGCTATTACGCTGTCGCCTTCCTTAAACACCACATCAATGTTTGGAAGGATTGCATGACCATCTCGAACAATCGAAATAATTAATGCGTCCTGGGGAAGGACAACCTGGTTTATCCTCTTTCCAACAACCGGTGATTTGGGCCCAAGATCTACTTCGACAATTTCAATGTTTCCACGCTGAAGAGGAGCAAGCGGAATAACCTCATCCGTTTCGATTTGTTGCTCAATTAGATTGAAGATTATCTTTGTACTGCTTACCGTTGCGTCAATGCCAAGCATTTCGAAAATATCTTCATTTTTGGGATTGTTTACACGAGCAATCGTGCGAGGTACGTGGAACTTCCGTTTCGCCATCTGACAAATAACAAGATTATCTTCGTCGTCTCCTGTTACAGCCACCACAACATCGGCTCGTTCCATCCCAACCTCTTTCATTGTCGAGACTTCGCAAGCATCTCCCCACGTAACTACTTCACCGAGGTCCTCCGAAAGATAATCTGCACGAGAACGATCTTTTTCCAAAAGGAGTACCTCATGCCCAGCGTCAATCAAAGCTCGTGTTAAATAATGTCCTACTTTTCCGCCGCCAGCAACTATTATGTACATTTTATCATCCCCACTTCTTAAATGACTGGATCCTCAGGATTGAGGGCGCAGTAATCAGCCATTGCCCCCAATTCCTTTCCCAACAGTGTATCTTTGATTAATCGCGCGCCAACAACGGTTGTGCAAATAGTCTGAAGCCCAAGCTCGCGATATGCGTATGCTCGAATTGGGTCGTAAATTCGAGCAATAACTTTAGGCACATGGAATTTCTCTTTCGCTATTTGAACCGACATAATGTTCGTGTTGTCGCCGTTGGTCACTGCAATAAATGCGTCTGCATCCTTTATACCAGCTTTCAGCATAACTTCCTCGTCAATTCCATTGCCTAAAACCATTTTGCCCTTGAAATCGGGCCCAAGTCTGCGAAATGCTGTGCTTGTGCGGTCAATTATTGTTACATCTTCTCCATCCCTTACCAACGAGCGAGCAAGAGTGGAGCCAATGCGACCGCAACCGAGAATAATTACTTTCATTCCAACTGTGCCTCCTTATCCCTGAAATTATGCGCTTTCTGTTAATCTACGTCAAGACCCGTGTTGACAATAATAGTCGCGTGTGGTATACTACCCATTGCTGAAAATAATGAAGCAAATAGTGCGCTTGTAGCTCAGGGGATAGAGCGAAAGGTTGCGGACCTTTAGGTCGGGGGTTCGAATCCCTCCAAGCGCGCCATCCTTTTTCAGACTTTATTTGTAGTCGGACTTCTATCGTTGCATAATTAAAAATTTGTTCTTTTAGTGCCCTTGTAGCTCAGTGGATAGAGCGCCTCCGTCCTAAGGAGGGCGTCGGGAGTTCGATTCTCTCCAAGGGCGCCATCATCAAGGAATGGTTGATGGTTAATGGTATTAATAAAATGCGAACCATTTACCGTCAACCATTCCTCATTTCTAAAATGGAGAGGTGCGGGAGTGGTTTATCCGGGCGGTCTCGAAAACCGTTGTGGCGCTCGCGCCACCGTGGGTTCGAATCCCACCCTCTCCGCCATTACCTCAGTTGACAAACTCAGCCTTCCCATGTTACCGTAACTCCATGCAATGAGAATTTAGGGGTTGGCCAAATGGGAAAGCCAATCAGCTCTCACATCCACCTCAAACTATGTATTCTCGTTGTAATAATTACAGCAGTCGCTTTTGCGCAGGTCGTCGGACATAAGTTTGTAAGCTACGATGACAGCAAGTATGTTACTCTTAATCCTCACATCCGCAACGGAATCACCTTAACCACAATCGCTTGGGCCTTTACGACCTTTCGTGCAAGCAATTGGCATCCGTTGACCTGGCTTTCTCATGCGCTGGACTGCCAGCTTTATGGTTTGCACAACGCTTGCGGCCATCATGTAACAAACTTGCTTCTACATTTGGCGAACGTAGCTCTGCTTTTTTTCCTTTTTAGCAAAATGACTGGGGCAGTCTGGCAGAGCGCATTCCTAGCCATTCTTTTTGGCGTGCATCCACTCCATGTTGAGTCAGTCGCTTGGGTGGCAGAGAGAAAAGACGTATTAAGCACTCTCTTTTGGATGCTCACCATATTCGCATATATTCAATATTCTCAATCTCCAAAAACCAAAACCTACATCTCGGTAATTACTTTTTTCACTCTTGGGCTAATGTCAAAGCCAATGCTTGTAACGCTTCCGTTTGTGCTTTTGTTACTCGACTATTGGCCACTCAAACGAATGAATATTGGCCCCCCATCGAAATCTTCAAGCAAAATTACAAAGCTTGTGCTAGAAAAAGTGCCGCTCTTTATTTTAGCAGCCTGTTCCTCTGCTATGACATTCATCGCTCAGCGAATAGGAGGATCTGTTGCAACAGTAGAAAGCTTTACGGTCGGCGTCAGAGTAGCTAATGCGCTTGTATCATATGTTAAATATCTAGTAAAGACGATTTGGCCACATAATTTGGCAGCATTTTATCCACACCCGAACAACACAATCCCAACCTGGCAAGTATTTGGCTCATGGATAATAATACTTGCAATAACAATTTCCGTTTTCAAAGTTATCAAAA contains:
- a CDS encoding SMC family ATPase encodes the protein AINELIASRQMSIAEHEHTIKGLEKSLSEFKAIIAELDAVIKTLEQLRELDRQITGRIANLRQSIERCKALREKVDKLRKELEKAKKDRAIYNDLVTAFGKKGVQALIIENAIPEIQEEANRLLARMTDNSMQVSLETLRDKKTGGTAETLDIKISDDMGTRSYELYSGGEAFRVNLALRIALSKLLARRAGARLQTLIIDEGFGTQDGKGREKLVDAINSIKDDFEKILVITHIDELKDAFPTRIEITKDLQGSKISIS
- a CDS encoding carbon starvation protein A — its product is MNAGLLFVAAVPLFLFAYKFYGRYIANIFSVDDSRLTPACEMCDDVDYVPAKPLVLFGHHFASIAGAGPILGPTMAMIFGFIPVWLWIVFGSIFVGAVHDYSALLTSIREKGRSMAEVAEQTLGRAGFLLFIAFTIVMILMVTSVFLQITATALTSLVPLEILRMTSGQTLLKTTVVNGVVNARIGGIASTSVIIITCFSPFIGYLLYKRKANVNFMALFALGICIFSVLMGLRYPVSIDKNIWMIIIAVYTVFAAGIPVWLVLQPRDFTNAFMLYGGVAALAISGIIALFRGIPISAPGWNVAEGTAKLGLIWPILFITVACGACSGFHALVAGGTTSKQILRESHAKSIAYGGMLLEALLALGVVIAVGAGLNFKHYLSFVFPGASGQSNPAAAFAVGMGGLLHDALGIPAAFGTIFGMLLVEGFVITTLDTAVRLNRYLFEELWAILFRNPPWFMKTYIFNSLLSVGLMLFFAYTNTILALWPIFGSANQLLSALTLLSVVGWLALKGRRHLFAFLPALFMMATTMTALVYLFVTKYLPAKANALMGADIALVVLAVLVVILMVRVLVSFRTKETSAAVSDNVLAKSSK
- a CDS encoding NAD-binding protein is translated as MYIIVAGGGKVGHYLTRALIDAGHEVLLLEKDRSRADYLSEDLGEVVTWGDACEVSTMKEVGMERADVVVAVTGDDEDNLVICQMAKRKFHVPRTIARVNNPKNEDIFEMLGIDATVSSTKIIFNLIEQQIETDEVIPLAPLQRGNIEIVEVDLGPKSPVVGKRINQVVLPQDALIISIVRDGHAILPNIDVVFKEGDSVIALVNADQEAQLRAIFAESH
- a CDS encoding TrkA family potassium uptake protein, whose amino-acid sequence is MKVIILGCGRIGSTLARSLVRDGEDVTIIDRTSTAFRRLGPDFKGKMVLGNGIDEEVMLKAGIKDADAFIAVTNGDNTNIMSVQIAKEKFHVPKVIARIYDPIRAYAYRELGLQTICTTVVGARLIKDTLLGKELGAMADYCALNPEDPVI